Proteins found in one Macaca nemestrina isolate mMacNem1 chromosome 4, mMacNem.hap1, whole genome shotgun sequence genomic segment:
- the LOC105471193 gene encoding LOW QUALITY PROTEIN: olfactory receptor 9A2 (The sequence of the model RefSeq protein was modified relative to this genomic sequence to represent the inferred CDS: substituted 1 base at 1 genomic stop codon), whose translation MLDSHSSATEFHLLGFPGSQGLHHILLAIFFFFYLVTLMRNMVIIVIICVEKRLQSPIYFFLGHLSALEILVTTIIVPMMLWGLLLPGMQTVSLSTCIAQLFLYLAVGTTEFALLGVMVVDRYVAVCNLLRYNIIMNSSTCIWVVIVSWVFGFLSEIWLVYATFQFTFCKSNSLDHFXCDRGQLLKPSCDNTLFTEFILFLMAIFILIGFLIPTIVSYTYIISTILKIPSASGWRKAFSICASLFTCVIIGYGSCLFLYVKPKQTQGVEYNKIFPLLVSVLTPFLNPFLFTLWNDKVKEALRDGVKCCC comes from the coding sequence ATGTTGGACAGCCACTCTAGTGCCACCGAATTCCACCTTCTAGGCTTCCCTGGGTCCCAAGGACTACACCACATTCTTTTGgctatattctttttcttctatttagtGACATTAATGAGAAACATGGTCATCATCGTGATTATCTGTGTGGAGAAACGTCTGCAGTCCCCCATATATTTCTTCCTCGGCCACCTCTCTGCCCTGGAGATCCTGGTCACAACCATAATTGTCCCCATGATGCTTTGGGGATTGCTGCTCCCTGGGATGCAGACAGTATCTTTGTCTACATGTATTGCTCAACTTTTCCTGTACCTTGCTGTAGGGACCACAGAGTTTGCATTACTTGGAGTGATGGTTGTGGACCGTTACGTGGCTGTGTGTAATCTTTTAAGATACAACATCATTATGAACAGCAGTACCTGTATTTGGGTGGTAATAGTGTCATGGGTATTTGGATTTCTTTCTGAAATCTGGCTGGTCTATGCCACATTTCAGTTTACCTTCTGCAAATCAAATTCGTTAGACCATTTTTAGTGTGACCGAGGGCAATTACTCAAACCGTCCTGTGACAACACTCTTTTCACAGAGTTTATCCTTTTCTTAATggctatttttattctcattggtttttTGATCCCTACAATTGTCTCCTATACCTACATCATCTCCACTATCCTCAAGATCCCGTCAGCCTCTGGCTGGAGGAAAGCCTTCTCCATTTGTGCCTCCCTCTTCACCTGTGTTATAATCGGCTATGGCAGCTGCTTGTTTCTCTATGTGAAACCCAAGCAAACACAGGGAGTcgagtacaataagatatttccCCTGTTGGTTTCCGTGTTAACCCCCTTCCTGAACCCTTTCCTCTTTACTCTTTGGAATGACAAAGTCAAAGAGGCCCTCCGAGATGGAGTGAAATGCTGCTGTTAA